In Oncorhynchus clarkii lewisi isolate Uvic-CL-2024 chromosome 2, UVic_Ocla_1.0, whole genome shotgun sequence, one DNA window encodes the following:
- the LOC139422294 gene encoding inhibitor of growth protein 4-like isoform X2, with protein sequence MAAGMYLEHYLDSIENLPFELQRNFNLMRDLDQRTEDLKGQIDSLAKDYTSNARTLSSEQKLTILRQIQQSYSKSKEFGDDKVQLAMQTYEMVDKHIRRLDTDLARFEADLKEKQIESTDYDSTSSKGKKSESRGLKEKKVAKTRSKVKSSDEDGSPKSAQKKVKLLQPGEFTAPAANFGNVHPSDVLDMPVDPNEPTYCLCHQVSYGEMIGCDNTDCSIEWFHFACVGLTTKPRGKWYCPRCSQDRKRK encoded by the exons ATGGCGGCGGGAATGTATTTGGAACACTATTTGGACA GCATAGAGAACCTGCCTTTTGAACTGCAGAGGAACTTCAATTTGATGAGGGACTTGGATCAACGTACGGAGG ATCTAAAGGGGCAGATAGACTCCCTGGCAAAGGATTACACATCCAACGCCAGGACCCTCTCGTCTGAACAGAAGCTTACTATTCTGAGGCAGATCCAGCAGTCGTACAGCAAAAGCAAGGAGTTTGGGGATGACAAAGTGCAACTGGCCATGCAGACTTATGAGATG GTGGACAAGCACATCCGGAGACTGGACACAGACCTGGCCCGCTTTGAGGCCGACCTGAAGGAGAAGCAGATAGAGAGCACAGACTATGATTCCACCTCCAGTAAGGGAAAGAAAA GTGAGTCCAGGGGGCTGAAAGAGAAGAAGGTGGCTAAAACTCGGTCTAAAGTGAAGAGCTCCGATGAAGATGGCAGTCCGAAGAGTGCACAGAAGAAAGTCAAACTTCTCCAGCC GGGGGAGTTCACTGCTCCAGCTGCTAACTTTGGGAACGTGCATCCCTCTGACGTGCTGGACATGCCAGTGGACCCCAATGAGCCCACCTACTGCTTGTGTCACCAGGTGTCCTATGGAGAGATGATTGGCTGTGACAACACAGAT TGTTCCATCGAGTGGTTCCACTTTGCCTGCGTGGGCCTGACGACGAAACCAAGAGGGAAATG GTATTGTCCACGCTGCTCtcaagacagaaagagaaagtaa
- the LOC139379624 gene encoding ribosomal RNA small subunit methyltransferase NEP1 has protein sequence MEAHSGDKRGLEHLDEYEPKPAKHMRSLHDRMVERRLVVILEGATLETVKVGKTFELLNCDQHKGMIIKSGRDPGKIRPDITHQCLLMLMDSPLNRAGLLQVYIHTERNALIEINPQTRIPRTFNRFCGLMVQLLHKLSVRAADGPQRLLKLIKNPVSDHLPPGCPRICTSFSSGEAVGARTVVPEEGPATVVVGAFAHGAVNVDYTEKTVSISNYPLSAALTCAKMCSAFEEVWGVL, from the exons ATGGAAGCCCACAGTGGTGACAAGCGTGGTCTTGAGCATTTAGACGAATATGAACCCAAACCAGCCAAACATATGCGTAGCCTGCACGATCGCATGGTGGAAAGGCGACTAGTAGTTATTTTAGAGGGGGCAACGCTGGAAACAGTGAAG GTTGGCAAGACATTTGAACTGCTGAACTGTGACCAACACAAGGGCATGATCATCAAAAGTGGACGGGACCCAGGGAAGATTCGACCTGACATTACACATCAG TGTTTGTTGATGCTGATGGACAGTCCATTGAACAGGGCAGGTCTCCTGCAGGTTTACATCCACACAGAGAGGAACGCCTTGATTGAGATCAACCCACAGACACGCATCCCCCGAACCTTCAACCGCTTCTGTGGCCTCATGG TCCAGCTCTTGCACAAGCTGAGTGTGAGGGCGGCTGACGGCCCCCAGCGCCTGCTGAAGCTCATCAAGAACCCTGTGTCAGACCACCTGCCCCCTGGCTGCCCCCGTATTTGTACCTCGTTCTCCTCTGGGGAGGCAGTGGGCGCCCGCACCGTGGTACCAGAGGAGGGTCCTGCCACTGTGGTGGTCGGAGCATTTGCACACGGAGCG GTGAATGTGGACTACACAGAGAAGACTGTTTCCATCAGTAACTACCCTCTCTCTGCTGCCCTCACCTGTGCCAAGATGTGCTCTGCCTTTGAGGAGGTCTGGGGCGTGTTGTGA
- the LOC139422079 gene encoding 28S rRNA (cytosine(4447)-C(5))-methyltransferase-like produces MGRKLDPTTYVKKGPGRKSRKQKGAETELAKFLTDEDTAPKRLSSRSRKRAGKRAQVTKKPKESIEKEEPKKGFTDENSEWLKPAKRKREVGQSDNEDDSDSQWEQEEDEGQEGGENNKGKKLLIEGDGDDDDLVDDYGALEDSSEGEVDGDGEELLPIERAARKQKKLQEAMGQESDDDDEDDDKRTSGDEDMDENDTVQAHLDEMDKFILPGAEEIAKEGVLLVDLQTIHQRIKDNVDVLSHFATKREEGKERTEYLSLLKKDLSTYYSYNNFLIDKLLDIFPVSELIDFLEANEIQRPVTIRTNTLKTRRRDLAQALINRGVNLDPLGKWSKVGLVIFDSSVPIGATPEYLAGHYMLQGASSFLPVMALSPQEGETVLDMSSAPGGKTTYMAQLMRNTGVIVANDASADRLKSVVGNIHRLGVTNSMICNYDGRQFPKVMGGFDRVLLDAPCSGTGVISKDPAVKTSKDESDIQRLAHLQKELILAAIDSVNAESPSGGYLVYCTCSIMVEENEWVVDYALKKRNVKLVQTGLDFGKEGFTRFKERRFHPSLKLSRRFYPHSHNMDGFFVAKLKKFSNTVPTTAVEKGGEEETKPSEAVEVTADSSDEDGPSNAGSKNKSKKQKPVPGKPAMSQKTTANGKPAKSIGKKTTNPSTLKKSEKPTGQKKAKIAKMDGGTVKVDGELKKSNTVKTEGETTKELKEGSRFEKKGDKQRKSPMQSKKRMGKNKFNKLKKLLKKEEVGQ; encoded by the exons ATGGGCAGGAAGTTGGATCCCACCACTTATGTGAAGAAGGGGCCGGGGCGGAAGTCCAGGAAGCAGAAAGGAGCAGAGACTGAGCTGGCCAAGTTCTTAACGGATG AGGATACTGCACCAAAACGACTGTCAAGCAGGTCCAGGAAAAG AGCTGGGAAGCGAGCTCAAGTGACCAAAAAGCCCAAGGAAAGCATTGAGAAGGAGGAGCCAAAAAAAG GATTCACAGATGAAAATAGTGAATGGCTGAAGCCAGCAAAGAGGAAGCGTGAGGTCGGCCAATCAGATAACGAGGACGACAGTGACAGCCAATGGGAGCAGGAAGAGGACGAGggacaagagggaggggagaacaaTAAAGGGAAAAAACTGCTAATTGAAGGAGATGGTGACGATGATGACCTGGTTGATGACTACGGTGCATTGGAGGACAGCAGTGAAGGAGAAGTAGATGGTGATGGAGAGGAG CTGCTCCCCATCGAGCGAGCTGCCAGGAAGCAGAAGAAGCTGCAGGAAGCCATGGGCCAGGAGAGTGATgacgatgatgaggatgatgataagAGGACGAGTGGagatgaagacatggatgaaaATGACACGGTACAGGCTCATTTAGATGAGATGGACAAATTCATTCTACCTGGAGCAGAGGAAATAGCAAAAGAGG GCGTTTTGCTTGTAGACCTGCAGACCATCCACCAGAGAATAAAGGACAACGTGGACGTTCTCTCTCACTTTGCTaccaagagggaggaggggaaagagagaacagagtacctctctctcctcaaaAAGGATCTTTCCACTTACTACAGCTACAACAATTTCCTCATAGACAAACTGCTGGATATCTTCCCAGTGTCAGAG CTGATTGATTTCCTGGAGGCCAATGAAATTCAGCGACCTGTCACCATTCGGACCAATACACTGAAGACAAGGAGGAGGGACTTGGCTCAG GCCCTGATCAACAGAGGGGTGAATCTGGATCCTCTGGGGAAGTGGTCTAAAGTGGGCCTGGTCATCTTTGACTCCTCAGTACCCATCG GTGCGACCCCAGAGTACCTAGCTGGTCACTACATGCTGCAGGGAGCCTCCAGCTTCCTGCCTGTCATGGCTCTCTCTCCCCAGGAGGGGGAGACTGTGCTTGACATGAGCTCAGCTCCTGGGGGAAAGACCACCTATATGG CCCAGTTGATgaggaacacaggagtgattgtgGCCAATGATGCCAGTGCTGACAGACTGAAGAGTGTGGTGGGCAACATCCACCGTCTGGGAGTCACCAACTCAATGATCTGTAACTACGACGGGAGGCAGTTCCCTAAG GTAATGGGTGGGTTTGACAGAGTGCTGCTTGATGCTCCCTGCTCAGGCACAGGAGTAATCTCCAAAGACCCTGCTGTGAAGACCAGTAAA GACGAGTCTGACATCCAGCGGTTGGCCCACTTGCAGAAGGAGCTCATCCTGGCGGCCATCGACTCGGTCAACGCTGAGTCTCCCTCTGGAGGCTATCTGGTGTACTGCACATGCTCTATCATG GTGGAGGAGAACGAGTGGGTAGTGGACTATGCTCTCAAGAAAAGAAACGTCAAACTCGTCCAGACTGGACTGGACTTTGGCAAAGAAGGCTTCACCAG ATTCAAAGAGAGACGATTCCATCCCTCTCTGAAACTCTCACGCCGGTTCTATCCTCATTCCCACAACATGGACGGTTTCTTTGTGGCCAAGCTGAAAAAGTTCTCCAACACGGTCCCAACCACAGCAGTTGAAAAAG GCGGAGAAGAGGAGACCAAGCCATCTGAGGCAGTAGAGGTTACAGCTGATTCCTCTGATGAGGACGGACCATCTAATGCAGGGTCTAAGAACAAGTCCAAGAAGCAGAAGCCAGTCCCTGGCAAGCCAGCTATGTCACAGAAGACCACAGCCAACGGGAAGCCAGCCAAAAGCATCGGCAAGAAAACAACAAACCCAAGCACCTTGAAAAAGAGTGAGAAACCAACCGGGCAGAAAAAGGCAAAGATCGCTAAGATGGATGGTGGGACTGTGAAAGTGGACGGAGAGCTCAAGAAGtccaacacagtcaaaacagaaGGGGAGACGACCAAAGAATTAAAGGAAGGGAGCAGGTTTGAGAAAAAGGGCGATAAACAGAGGAAATCCCCCATGCAGAGCAAGAAGAGAATGGGGAAGAACAAATTCAATAAATTGAAGAAGCTGCTGAAAAAAGAAGAGGTTGGACAATGA
- the LOC139422294 gene encoding inhibitor of growth protein 4-like isoform X1 has translation MAAGMYLEHYLDSIENLPFELQRNFNLMRDLDQRTEDLKGQIDSLAKDYTSNARTLSSEQKLTILRQIQQSYSKSKEFGDDKVQLAMQTYEMVDKHIRRLDTDLARFEADLKEKQIESTDYDSTSSKGKKSESRGLKEKKVAKTRSKVKSSDEDGSPKSAQKKVKLLQPGEFTAPAANFGNVHPSDVLDMPVDPNEPTYCLCHQVSYGEMIGCDNTDCSIEWFHFACVGLTTKPRGKCKPRPCDSLSVGAIHFYEQGGVPNKLAGIVHAALKTERESKPLR, from the exons ATGGCGGCGGGAATGTATTTGGAACACTATTTGGACA GCATAGAGAACCTGCCTTTTGAACTGCAGAGGAACTTCAATTTGATGAGGGACTTGGATCAACGTACGGAGG ATCTAAAGGGGCAGATAGACTCCCTGGCAAAGGATTACACATCCAACGCCAGGACCCTCTCGTCTGAACAGAAGCTTACTATTCTGAGGCAGATCCAGCAGTCGTACAGCAAAAGCAAGGAGTTTGGGGATGACAAAGTGCAACTGGCCATGCAGACTTATGAGATG GTGGACAAGCACATCCGGAGACTGGACACAGACCTGGCCCGCTTTGAGGCCGACCTGAAGGAGAAGCAGATAGAGAGCACAGACTATGATTCCACCTCCAGTAAGGGAAAGAAAA GTGAGTCCAGGGGGCTGAAAGAGAAGAAGGTGGCTAAAACTCGGTCTAAAGTGAAGAGCTCCGATGAAGATGGCAGTCCGAAGAGTGCACAGAAGAAAGTCAAACTTCTCCAGCC GGGGGAGTTCACTGCTCCAGCTGCTAACTTTGGGAACGTGCATCCCTCTGACGTGCTGGACATGCCAGTGGACCCCAATGAGCCCACCTACTGCTTGTGTCACCAGGTGTCCTATGGAGAGATGATTGGCTGTGACAACACAGAT TGTTCCATCGAGTGGTTCCACTTTGCCTGCGTGGGCCTGACGACGAAACCAAGAGGGAAATG caagccacggccatgtgactcactgtctgtaggagcgatccatttttatgaacagggtggtgtacctaataaactggccg GTATTGTCCACGCTGCTCtcaagacagaaagagaaagtaaGCCCCTAAGGTAG